The Syngnathus typhle isolate RoL2023-S1 ecotype Sweden linkage group LG11, RoL_Styp_1.0, whole genome shotgun sequence genome contains a region encoding:
- the LOC133162182 gene encoding ADP-ribosylation factor 4-like, giving the protein MGVFISRLFAMFTAKTPTRILMVGLDAAGKTTLLYRMKLAEVVTTIPTVGFNVETVEYKNISFTVWDVGGQFVIRPLWRHYYTNTNGVIFVVDSNDPQRLKEAAEELHRILEEDELRKVALLVFANKQDLPQAMTVSQVSEGLRLSGITQPYYVQASCAVSGSGLVEGLDWLSKMILKQS; this is encoded by the exons ATGGGGGTCTTCATTTCGCGACTTTTTGCCATGTTTACTGCCAAAACTCCCACCAGGATTCTAATGG TTGGTCTGGACGCTGCCGGTAAAACCACTTTGCTGTACAGGATGAAGCTGGCTGAGGTGGTCACCACCATCCCCACCGTGG GGTTTAATGTAGAAACGGTTGAATATAAAAACATCTCCTTCACTGTTTGGGATGTCGGCGGGCAATTTGTCATCAGACCGCTATGGAGACACTACTACACAAACACTAAT GGCGTCATCTTTGTGGTGGACAGTAACGACCCTCAGAGGCTCAAAGAGGCTGCTGAAGAGCTGCACAGGATT CTGGAAGAGGACGAGCTGAGGAAGGTGGCGTTGCTGGTGTTTGCCAACAAGCAGGACCTCCCTCAAGCCATGACTGTCAGTCAGGTCAGCGAGGGGCTGCGCCTGTCGGGAATCACGCAGCCG taTTATGTTCAGGCATCCTGCGCAGTGAGCGGGTCAGGTCTGGTCGAAGGTTTGGATTGGCTCTCGAAGATGATCCTGAAGCAGTCATAG
- the appl1 gene encoding DCC-interacting protein 13-alpha → MPGIEKLPLEETLEDSPQTRSLLGVFEEDAAAMSSYCSKLYKAMHRIYDAQNELSAATHLTSRLLKEYDKQCFPLGRDDEVMSSTLQQFAKVIDELSSCHAVLSTQLADAMMFPITQFKERDLKEILTLKEVFQISSDDHDTAVNRYSRLSKRKDNDKIRAEAVEDVYTSRKKQHQTMMHYFCSLNTLQYKKKTALLEPLLGYMQAQISFFKLGSENLSQQWEDFLATIGTSVQNVRREMEEEGGRMQQTIEQMERSCDLLYAPCDPDPLQSPVCRNLTQKQGYLYIRSKTGLVSTSWERQYFFTQGGNLMQQGRAEVAGGLVTDLDNASVMAVDSDDRRFCFQITSFDGKKVVTLQAESRKDCEEWIATINNISRRIYLSENAEELAARVNQSAIEAVTPSPSFQQRHDSMRPASKSRVGRTGSISSMGSEPSPALSVLSLDALVAPETPIQFDIISPVSEENAPHGKTASQAGRRSNPFGESGDKAAEDSEDSILHQLFIVRFLGSMEVKSTESPDVIPETMRQILAARAIHNIFRMTESHLLVTCDCLKLIDPQTQVTRLRFPLSSVLQSSSHQDNKRLFGFILYSDGGHADGRAVCYILESNDDGEKICDSIGLAKQIALHSALDRKAAEKRKEQDKAKEKQQEELSKQRQIEKDLEEQSRLIAASSRPANSAGADGNFVVLSNSQSEDSDAGGEEGKKKDESDA, encoded by the exons ATGCCCGGGATAGAGAAGTTGCCTCTCGAAGAGACGCTGGAGGACAGCCCGCAg ACACGCTCTCTTCTCGGAGTGTTTGAAGAGGACGCAGCAGCCATGTCCAGCTACTGCTCCAAGCTTTATAAGGCCATGCACAGGATCTATGAtgcccag aaTGAGCTGAGTGCTGCAACACACCTCACCTCCAGACTGCTAAAAGAATACGACAAACAG TGTTTTCCTTTAGGGCGCGATGACGAAGTAATGAGTTCCACCCTGCAGCAGTTTGCCAAAGTCATCGACGAG CTGAGCTCCTGTCACGCCGTCTTGTCGACGCAGCTGGCCGATGCCATGATGTTCCCCATTACGCAGTTCAAAGAGCGAGACCTCAAGG AGATCTTAACTTTGAAGGAAGTCTTCCAAATATCCAGTGATG ATCACGACACGGCCGTCAACAGATACAGCCGCCTGTCCAAGAGGAAGGACAACGACAAG ATACGTGCCGAGGCAGTGGAGGACGTGTACACGTCGCGCAAGAAGCAGCACCAGACCATGATGCACTACTTCTGCTCGCTCAACACGCTGCAGTACAAGAAGAAGACGGCGCTGCTGGAGCCGCTGCTGGGATACATGCAGGCCCAA ATCAGCTTCTTTAAGCTGGGCTCGGAAAACCTCAGCCAGCAGTGGGAGGACTTCTTGGCCACCATTGGGACCAGCGTCCAGAA CGTGCGTCgtgagatggaggaggaggggggccgCATGCAGCAGACCATTGAGCAGATGGAGAGGTCATGTGACCTGCTGTACGCGCCTTGCGACCCGGACCCGCTGCAGTCGCCCGTGTGTCGCAACCTCACCCAGAAGCAGGGCTACCTCTACATTCGCAG CAAGACGGGCCTGGTGTCGACGTCGTGGGAGCGCCAGTACTTCTTCACGCAGGGGGGCAACCTGATGCAGCAGGGCCGCGCCGAAGTGGCAGGCGGCCTGGTCACCGACCTGGACAACGCCTCCGTCATGGCGGTGGACAGCGACGACCGCCGCTTTTGCTTCCAGATCACGTCCTTCGACGGCAAGAA AGTGGTGACACTGCAGGCCGAGAGCAGGAAGGACTGCGAGGAG TGGATCGCCACCATCAACAACATCTCCAGACGCATCTACCTGAGCGAGAACGCCGAG GAATTGGCGGCCAGAGTCAATCAATCAGCTATCGAGGCGGTGACGCCATCGCCGTCCTTTCAGCAGAGACACGACAGCATGCGGCCTGCCAG CAAGAGCCGCGTGGGGCGAACCGGCAGCATCAGCTCGATGGGCTCGGAGCCATCGCCTGCCCTCTCCGTCCTGTCGTTGGACGCCCTGGTTGCCCCGGAAACACCAATCCAGTTTGACATCATTTCCCCCGTCAGCGAGGAAAACGCGCCACACGGCAAGACGGCATCACAGGCTGGAAG GAGAAGTAATCCATTCGGCGAGTCGGGTGACAAAGCAGCGGAGGACAGCGAAG ACTCTATCCTACACCAGCTCTTCATCGTCCGCTTCCTGGGCTCCATGGAGGTGAAGAGCACCGAGTCGCCGGATGTCATCCCCGAAACCATGAGGCAGATCCTGGCAGCGCGCGCCATTCACAACATCTTCAGGATGACCGAGTCGCACCTGCTGGTCACTTGTGACTGCCTCAA GCTCATCGACCCGCAGACGCAAGTGACGCGACTCAGG TTTCCTTTGTCCAGCGTGCTGCAGTCTTCGTCCCATCAGGACAACAAGCGACtgtttggatttattttgtACTCGGACGGTGGGCACGCCGACGGACGAGCCGTCTGCTACATCTTGGAGTCCAATGACGATGGCGAGAAG ATCTGCGACAGCATTGGGCTGGCTAAGCAGATCGCCCTTCACTCTGCGCTG GACCGCAAGGCAGCCGAGAAGCGCAAGGAGCAGGACAAAGCCAAAGAGAAGCAGCAGGAGGAACTCAGCAAGCAAAGACAGATAGAGAAG GACCTGGAGGAGCAAAGTCGCCTCATCGCCGCCTCCAGCCGTCCCGCCAACTCCGCAGGGGCCGACGGAAACTTTGTGGTACTGAGCAACAGCCAATCGGAGGACAGCGATGCCGGCGGGGAGGAGGGCAAGAAGAAGGACGAGTCCGACGCCTAG
- the il17rd gene encoding interleukin-17 receptor D, with protein MSAPLGLQKLFRLRRGMAAPHALFVCLPAFLLIWNVLCEATLSGSRRNNQERCGFKMPMQSGADGGRRLAVTLRSDNCSSNSPPGKHVIHEVANVSFTHLACDHQAGVVVHWCASPLGIEHVKGFRVYLEDKNPDGKRCQHLVLKDPRQLNFSYKNTKLSSQPFSGLSFDTDYLVRVVPFPTLMNDTFFPPSFLRTNSCEVLLGSENPVCKPFWKPKTLSVTQLGSELHVSFEQAPPSFAFHLYYVYYKLRQDDGAFRLRRCQPDAGRPQSTCILRDVVTPGTYTIELRDESNTTRRQTQFYVSQVHWPWAGPIRAMAITVPLVIMSAFATLFTVMCRKKQQENIYSQLDEESSESSNQSAASSADRPWPRPKVFICYSDRDGAKHAAVVQSFAYFLQDFCGCEVVLDLWEHLEMCREGRMSWLSRQLDEANFIITVCSRGLRYFVERKSRRGKTPVGRRGNSGVCDMDCPAGRSGGGGDLFVAGVAMIGEKLRQAKQQESEEHGHVGELHRYMAVYFDYSTENDVPTVLGLAPRFKLMDQLPQLFARLHSGRSGLAERDSQPLNISRRNYFRSKSGRSLYVAICNMHQHISQNPDWFHKLHASCSPPLPSTPAVSVRDDEVPSSSTRPDGGLVLNQVLAKTPEGSEERSRKNALLLAPASPSDAVSFNLSLGPGLSSVPVPVPASCPSPAPAGSPSGLERTSRTSSVIFLEEASPSPCVLDYEAPPAEASSELPPPPPPRDSGIYESSVPSSELSIPMMDGLSHEQADSSSLAESESSSSGLGDEEPPAVTSLGCGAPTVCKVELHHLERSALQEPVVSL; from the exons ATGAGTGCGCCTCTGGGGCTGCAGAAGTTGTTCAGACTTCGGAGAGGAATGGCGGCTCCTCACGCCCTCTTCGTCTGTCTCCCTGCTTTTCTCCTCATATGGAATGTTTTATGTGAGGCTACGCTTTCGGGCAGCAGGAGGAACAACCAGGAACGATGCGGCTTCAAG ATGCCGATGCAGTCCGGGGCCGACGGGGGTCGTCGGCTGGCGGTCACGCTCCGAAGCGACA ACTGCTCGTCCAACTCCCCGCCGGGCAAACACGTCATTCACGAGGTGGCCAATGTCTCCTTCACGCATCTGGCGTGCGACCACCAAGCCGGAGTCGTGGTCCACTGGTGCGCCAGTCCGCTAG GAATCGAACACGTCAAAGGCTTCCGGGTGTATCTGGAGGACAAGAACCCCGATGGGAAACGATGCCAACATCTCGTCCTCAAAGACCCGCGGCAGCTCAACTTCTCCTACAAGAACACG AAGCTGAGCAGTCAGCCGTTTAGTGGCTTGAGCTTCGACACGGACTACTTGGTGCGCGTGGTGCCGTTTCCCACGCTGATGAACGACACCTTCTTCCCGCCGTCGTTCCTCAGGACAAACT CCTGTGAAGTCTTGCTGGGCTCGGAAAACCCAGTCTGCAAGCCAT TCTGGAAGCCGAAGACGCTGAGCGTGACCCAGCTGGGCTCCGAGTTGCACGTCAGCTTCGAGCAGGCGCCGCCCTCCTTCGCCTTCCACCTCTACTACGTCTACTACAAACTGCGCCAGGACGATGGAGCCTTCCGACTGCGCCGCTGCCAGCCC GACGCCGGGCGGCCACAAAGCACGTGCATCCTGAGGGACGTGGTCACTCCAGGGACCTACACCATCGAG CTCCGGGACGAAAGCAACACCACCAGGCGCCAGACGCAGTTTTACGTCAGCCAAG TGCACTGGCCATGGGCGGGGCCTATCCGTGCCATGGCCATCACCGTGCCGCTGGTCATCATGTCGGCCTTCGCCACACTCTTCACCGTCATGTGTCGCAAGAAGCAGCAAG AAAATATCTACAGCCAGCTGGACGAGGAGAGCAGCGAGTCATCCAATCAGAGCGCGGCGTCCAGCGCCGACAGACCGTGGCCCCGCCCCAAAGTCTTCATCTGCTACTCGGACCGCGACGGAGCCAAGCACGCCGCGGTGGTACAAAGCTTCGCCTACTTCCTGCAGGATTTCTGCGGCTGCGAG GTGGTGCTGGACTTGTGGGAACATCTGGAGATGTGCAGGGAAGGTCGGATGTCGTGGCTCAGTCGGCAGCTGGACGAAGCAAACTTCATCATCACCGTCTGCTCCAGAGGCCTGCG CTACTTCGTGGAGCGGAAGAGCCGCCGAGGAAAGACGCCGGTGGGTCGCCGCGGCAACAGCGGCGTCTGCGACATGGATTGTCCGGCGGGGAGGTCCGGCGGTGGCGGCGACCTGTTTGTGGCGGGCGTGGCCATGATCGGCGAGAAGTTGCGGCAGGCCAAGCAGCAGGAGAGCGAGGAGCACGGCCACGTCGGCGAGCTCCACCGCTACATGGCCGTCTACTTCGACTATTCCACCGAGAACGACGTTCCCACCGTCCTCGGTCTGGCTCCCAG gttTAAGCTGATGGATCAGCTGCCTCAGCTGTTCGCCCGCCTGCACTCGGGCCGCTCGGGCCTGGCCGAGCGCGACTCGCAGCCGCTCAACATCTCGCGCAGGAACTACTTCCGCAGCAAGTCGGGCCGCTCGCTCTACGTGGCCATCTGCAACATGCACCAGCACATCAGCCAAAACCCCGACTGGTTCCACAAGCTTCACGCTTCCTGCTCGCCGCCGCTTCCCAGCACACCCGCCGTGTCTGTCCGGGACGACGAGGTGCCCTCCTCGTCCACCCGTCCGGACGGCGGCCTGGTTCTCAACCAGGTGCTGGCGAAGACGCCTGAGGGCAGCGAGGAAAGGTCCAGGAAGAACGCGCTCTTGCTCGCCCCTGCCTCACCCTCAGACGCCGTCAGCTTCAACCTCAGTCTGGGCCCCGGCCTGAGTTCCGTTCCCGTTCCTGTTCCTGCTTCCTGTCCCAGTCCTGCTCCAGCAGGATCGCCTTCCGGGCTGGAACGCACTTCCAG AACGTCCTCCGTAATCTTCCTGGAGGAAGCATCGCCTTCGCCGTGCGTCCTGGACTACGAGGCTCCTCCTGCAGAAGCGTCGTCCGagctgccgccgccaccgccacccCGCGACTCGGGCATCTACGAGTCGTCTGTGCCTTCCTCGGAACTGTCCATCCCCATGATGGACGGCCTGTCTCACGAGCAGGCCGACTCGTCGTCCCTGGCGGAGAGCGAGTCGTCCTCATCCGGCTTGG GAGACGAGGAGCCGCCGGCAGTCACGTCTCTGGGCTGCGGCGCCCCCACAGTTTGTAAAGTGGAACTGCACCACTTGGAGCGAAGTGCGTTACAGGAACCTGTGGTCTCACTGTAA